The following proteins are co-located in the Candidatus Nanosynbacter sp. HMT-352 genome:
- a CDS encoding division/cell wall cluster transcriptional repressor MraZ, translating into MQTDYFERKLDDKRRLTIPAELRAEFASGVVLTRGFGKYLHLYPRQIWDREVESALTGSILDERVADLNVKFRRGKTASALDQKQGRVTIEQHLLDYAGIDREVVAVRAGEYFRLIAAENAE; encoded by the coding sequence GTGCAGACAGATTACTTTGAGCGTAAGTTGGACGACAAGCGACGCTTGACAATTCCAGCTGAGCTCAGGGCAGAATTTGCATCAGGCGTCGTACTAACTCGCGGGTTTGGTAAATATCTCCACTTATATCCACGGCAAATATGGGATCGGGAAGTGGAAAGCGCTCTAACGGGAAGTATTCTGGATGAGCGGGTTGCCGACCTGAACGTTAAATTCCGACGAGGTAAAACCGCATCGGCGCTCGACCAAAAACAAGGACGAGTGACGATTGAGCAGCATTTGCTCGACTACGCTGGAATTGACAGAGAAGTCGTTGCTGTGCGAGCAGGGGAATATTTTCGGCTAATAGCGGCCGAGAATGCGGAATAG
- the rsmH gene encoding 16S rRNA (cytosine(1402)-N(4))-methyltransferase RsmH, translating into MMSIKEHPPQSEKLKDSEPIHVPVLLEITLSKLQPVEGESYLDLTAGYGGHARAFLNRTDNYLNSVLVDRDENAIKTLGDLAEKGVTLIHKDFVSAAQDLVKQGRKFDVILADLGVSSPQLDRAERGFSFRFDGPLDMRMDNRTEITAADIVNSYSVDDLTQLIIRYGEENPGRARRIAQAIVKARPIQGTTELADLIKQTVGRGSMKHHPATRTFQALRIEVNRELKLIEELLPLLPRLLNKGGRVGIISFHSLEDRLIKRYFSEQATAGYEAELIVPEKKPVSGTEDVHNPRSRSAKFRYAVKK; encoded by the coding sequence ATGATGAGTATTAAAGAACATCCACCACAGTCGGAAAAGCTAAAAGATAGCGAACCGATTCATGTTCCCGTACTTTTGGAGATAACCCTTAGCAAGCTGCAGCCAGTCGAAGGCGAGTCGTATCTCGATTTGACGGCTGGCTATGGCGGCCATGCCAGGGCATTCTTAAATAGGACGGATAATTACTTGAACTCAGTGTTAGTAGATCGCGATGAAAACGCGATTAAAACATTGGGCGATTTGGCTGAAAAAGGCGTAACTTTAATTCACAAAGATTTTGTGAGCGCGGCGCAAGATTTGGTCAAGCAGGGGCGTAAGTTTGACGTGATTTTGGCTGATTTGGGGGTGTCGTCACCGCAGCTTGACAGAGCAGAGAGAGGTTTTTCGTTCAGATTTGACGGTCCGCTAGATATGCGGATGGACAATCGGACGGAAATTACAGCGGCAGATATTGTCAATTCGTATTCGGTTGACGATTTGACGCAGCTGATTATTCGTTACGGCGAAGAAAATCCCGGGAGAGCAAGGCGAATTGCGCAGGCAATTGTCAAAGCTCGACCAATTCAGGGAACGACTGAGCTGGCTGACCTGATCAAGCAAACCGTTGGTCGCGGTAGCATGAAACATCATCCTGCGACTCGTACCTTTCAGGCGCTACGCATTGAAGTCAATCGCGAACTTAAGCTGATTGAAGAACTATTGCCACTTTTGCCACGCTTACTTAATAAGGGCGGGCGAGTAGGAATAATTAGTTTTCATAGCTTGGAAGACAGATTGATCAAGCGTTATTTTTCGGAGCAAGCAACGGCTGGCTATGAAGCTGAGCTGATTGTTCCAGAGAAAAAACCGGTGTCTGGAACTGAAGATGTTCACAATCCGCGTAGTCGAAGTGCAAAATTTCGATACGCCGTGAAAAAATAA
- a CDS encoding phospho-N-acetylmuramoyl-pentapeptide-transferase, whose translation MGIALQTMTNELTHVFLLSVGAFLLAMFLTPIYTFFAYRYRFWKRQRSESTDGKKLKVFAKFQAAKLRRNIPTMAGVIGVISIFVVTIFFNLDRAQTWLPLAALVGGGIVGLIDDIINLRGLGGGAAGLRSPVKFALITLIGVVLGWFFFAKLGVASFHVPFVGEVNIGWLIVPLFAFAVVATGNAVNISDGMDGLAGGLLGISFGAFGVIALLQQHVILAGFCFTVVGVLLSYLWFNIYPARFFMGDVGSFAYGACLGVVAMLTDSLLLLPVIGLLFVIEAGSSLTQIVSKKLFKRKIFLSAPIHHHLEAIGWPETKVTMRFWVIGCVMAFIGVMLALAGGHIA comes from the coding sequence ATGGGAATAGCTTTACAAACAATGACCAATGAATTGACGCACGTATTTTTGCTGAGTGTCGGCGCGTTTTTGCTAGCGATGTTTTTAACGCCAATTTATACGTTTTTCGCTTATCGATATCGCTTCTGGAAGCGCCAAAGGTCGGAAAGCACTGATGGGAAAAAGCTAAAGGTTTTTGCCAAATTCCAAGCGGCAAAATTGCGGCGAAACATCCCGACGATGGCTGGGGTGATTGGTGTAATTTCAATTTTCGTGGTGACGATTTTCTTCAATTTAGACCGAGCGCAGACCTGGCTTCCTCTGGCGGCGTTGGTTGGTGGCGGAATTGTCGGGCTGATTGACGATATCATCAATCTGCGTGGTTTGGGCGGCGGCGCGGCTGGGCTTCGTAGCCCAGTGAAGTTTGCGCTGATTACGCTGATTGGCGTGGTGCTTGGTTGGTTTTTCTTTGCCAAATTGGGCGTGGCGAGTTTCCATGTGCCGTTTGTGGGCGAGGTGAATATTGGTTGGTTGATAGTTCCGCTGTTTGCATTTGCGGTGGTGGCTACCGGTAACGCTGTTAATATTTCTGACGGAATGGATGGGCTGGCAGGCGGGCTGCTTGGCATTAGCTTTGGGGCGTTTGGTGTGATTGCTTTATTACAACAACATGTTATATTGGCGGGATTCTGCTTTACTGTTGTTGGTGTACTTTTGAGCTATTTGTGGTTCAATATTTATCCAGCTCGATTCTTCATGGGCGATGTTGGAAGTTTCGCTTATGGCGCGTGTTTGGGCGTTGTGGCAATGCTGACCGACTCTCTACTCCTACTTCCTGTGATTGGCTTGTTGTTTGTAATTGAGGCGGGATCAAGCTTGACCCAAATCGTCAGCAAGAAGCTGTTTAAGAGAAAGATTTTCTTGTCTGCGCCGATTCATCATCACTTGGAGGCGATTGGTTGGCCAGAAACTAAGGTGACGATGCGTTTTTGGGTTATTGGCTGCGTGATGGCGTTTATCGGCGTGATGCTGGCGCTTGCTGGAGGTCATATTGCGTAA
- a CDS encoding peptidoglycan D,D-transpeptidase FtsI family protein, translating to MQRLIRSRTGWLAIALLVVMAAFVLRLFQLQILQYGKYTELARASQQRQFIIPAERGKIYMMDGKTPVPVVLNQTVYTVIADPQSIDDKERSQLVDSLREIAGGEMTENVSERLNNKKSRYEVLAKNITRTQAEKLKKKNFAGVLYQQSSIRNYPEGELGAHVLGFVNAAGEGQYGIEGSLNKQLKGRDGLLQSVTDVRNIPLTVGKNNMRIEAKSGDNLALTVDRNIQSQTELALKKGVEAAGATEGSVIVMNPKNGQVLAMANYPTYNPADFAKQKNGSVFVDSASMVPFEPGSIIKSFSFATAIDKGVVSPSTTYNNTDCIKVADRTMCNVLRGLGGPMTIQGAFNNSLNVGTITAIRKLGNGSQINLPARQTLYEYYHDKFGFGAKTGIELGEASGYIYPPDSAEGNEVRYSAMTYGQSMNLTMVQVAAGFSSLVNGGQYYKPTILVGTIDESGNLKSSENKVIRQTVSGGTSSQMRTMLTTARRSSFLSKSDKSGYEIGGKTGTSEAVVNGAYTQKETIATYIGYGGGKNGTEYVIMVRVAAPGKGINLQGNLHAGPIFTDISNWMIDYMKIAPKE from the coding sequence ATGCAGCGGCTTATTCGTTCAAGAACTGGTTGGTTAGCCATCGCTTTACTGGTAGTGATGGCGGCTTTTGTGTTGCGATTATTTCAATTGCAGATTTTGCAATATGGCAAATATACGGAATTAGCGCGAGCGAGTCAGCAGCGTCAATTTATCATTCCTGCGGAGCGCGGGAAAATTTATATGATGGACGGGAAAACGCCAGTTCCTGTGGTGCTTAATCAGACGGTTTATACGGTGATTGCGGATCCGCAGTCGATTGACGATAAAGAGCGGAGTCAGCTTGTTGATAGTTTGAGGGAAATTGCTGGTGGCGAAATGACGGAAAATGTATCTGAACGGCTCAATAATAAAAAGTCACGCTATGAAGTTTTGGCGAAGAATATCACCAGAACTCAAGCGGAAAAATTGAAAAAGAAAAACTTTGCGGGCGTGCTATATCAACAAAGTTCTATTCGAAATTATCCTGAGGGCGAACTGGGCGCACACGTGCTTGGATTTGTGAATGCGGCTGGCGAAGGTCAATATGGCATCGAAGGCTCTTTGAATAAGCAGCTTAAGGGTCGGGACGGACTATTACAATCTGTAACTGACGTGAGGAATATACCTTTGACGGTCGGAAAAAATAATATGCGAATCGAGGCGAAATCTGGTGACAATTTAGCACTGACGGTGGATAGGAATATCCAAAGCCAGACTGAATTGGCGTTGAAAAAGGGAGTCGAAGCAGCTGGCGCCACCGAGGGAAGTGTGATTGTTATGAATCCGAAAAACGGTCAAGTTCTGGCAATGGCGAATTATCCGACTTATAATCCGGCGGATTTTGCCAAGCAGAAAAATGGGTCGGTGTTTGTAGACAGCGCGTCGATGGTGCCATTTGAGCCGGGATCGATTATCAAATCCTTTAGCTTTGCCACGGCAATTGATAAGGGCGTTGTATCACCGTCTACAACTTATAATAATACCGATTGTATAAAGGTTGCCGACCGCACGATGTGTAATGTCTTGAGAGGTTTGGGCGGTCCAATGACGATTCAGGGGGCATTCAATAACTCGCTCAACGTCGGTACGATTACCGCGATTCGAAAATTAGGAAATGGCTCTCAGATTAATTTGCCGGCTCGCCAGACTTTGTATGAATATTATCACGATAAATTTGGCTTTGGCGCTAAAACTGGAATTGAGCTGGGCGAGGCTTCGGGCTATATTTATCCGCCAGATAGCGCTGAAGGAAATGAGGTTCGTTATTCGGCTATGACTTACGGACAAAGTATGAACTTGACTATGGTTCAAGTCGCGGCTGGATTTTCATCGCTGGTTAACGGCGGTCAATATTACAAACCAACCATTCTCGTTGGTACAATTGACGAATCTGGCAATTTGAAATCGTCGGAAAATAAAGTCATTCGCCAAACCGTAAGCGGCGGTACGTCATCGCAGATGCGAACGATGCTAACGACGGCGCGCCGATCTTCATTCTTGTCAAAGAGCGACAAGTCTGGCTATGAAATTGGTGGAAAAACTGGTACTTCTGAAGCGGTGGTTAATGGCGCTTACACTCAAAAGGAAACGATTGCTACATATATTGGTTATGGCGGTGGAAAAAATGGCACCGAATATGTCATAATGGTACGTGTAGCGGCTCCAGGCAAGGGGATTAATTTGCAGGGAAATCTTCATGCCGGACCAATTTTTACAGATATATCCAACTGGATGATTGATTATATGAAAATAGCACCAAAGGAATAA
- a CDS encoding FtsW/RodA/SpoVE family cell cycle protein — translation MRNSVAKNRQSIAQPVRSHRPMYQIVLYMGLLLLLGLIVMYALGPQRANVMNYAYGTNYSDTYFFGKQLTSVFIAVVAFSAFYFTPYKWFIGERSKYILYAGFALCILLFLSGAVLHLSFAQETNGAYRWFQLGVLGSFQPSELLKYGVLLFLAGFLGRRSQQEKLNDIQETIIPLGIISGLSLLMIVFLQKDLGTGISLIAIILSMILVAGIDWKIFKKILAIVALCGLVMIFTSPHRIERVMTFVQGDSHKGTSSQENKNYHIQQARIAIGSGGLLGLGIGKSVQATGYLPEATNDSIFAVMGETFGFVGLMAILALFTALLLSILHVAARLPNVTLRLIVAGIFGWIASHVILNIAAMTGLAPLTGIPLPLLSYGGTSMLFIAAALGLVFQISKYTSHKALEEGESGQDLSGRRRLRRTRYASGSRI, via the coding sequence TTGCGTAATTCGGTCGCCAAAAATCGTCAATCTATAGCTCAGCCGGTTCGAAGCCATCGACCGATGTATCAGATTGTGCTTTATATGGGGCTTTTGTTGCTACTTGGGCTGATTGTTATGTATGCGCTGGGGCCGCAACGCGCCAACGTGATGAATTATGCTTACGGCACGAATTATAGCGATACGTATTTCTTTGGCAAGCAGCTGACGAGCGTATTTATTGCCGTCGTGGCTTTTTCTGCGTTTTACTTTACGCCGTACAAATGGTTTATTGGCGAGAGATCGAAGTATATTCTCTACGCTGGATTTGCGCTATGCATTTTACTATTTCTCTCGGGCGCGGTACTTCATTTGTCGTTTGCGCAAGAAACTAACGGTGCGTATCGATGGTTCCAATTGGGCGTACTGGGAAGTTTCCAGCCATCAGAATTGCTCAAATATGGCGTGCTATTATTTTTGGCGGGATTTTTAGGGCGGCGGTCGCAACAGGAAAAATTGAACGACATCCAAGAAACTATCATTCCGCTGGGCATTATTTCCGGCTTGTCGCTGCTGATGATTGTGTTTTTGCAAAAAGACTTGGGAACGGGAATTTCGTTGATAGCGATTATTTTATCAATGATTTTGGTGGCTGGAATTGATTGGAAGATTTTCAAGAAGATTCTGGCAATTGTTGCGCTTTGTGGTTTGGTGATGATTTTTACGTCGCCGCACCGAATCGAGCGCGTGATGACTTTCGTGCAAGGCGATAGTCACAAAGGGACGAGCAGTCAGGAGAATAAGAATTATCACATCCAGCAGGCCAGGATTGCGATTGGTTCTGGCGGGCTTCTGGGGCTTGGAATTGGTAAAAGCGTTCAGGCGACAGGATATCTTCCAGAGGCGACTAACGACTCAATTTTTGCCGTCATGGGAGAAACGTTTGGCTTTGTCGGCTTAATGGCTATATTGGCGCTATTTACGGCATTATTATTGTCGATTTTGCATGTAGCCGCGAGACTTCCGAACGTGACGTTGCGGCTAATTGTGGCGGGAATTTTTGGCTGGATTGCTTCTCACGTGATACTGAATATCGCCGCAATGACAGGGTTGGCGCCGCTTACCGGAATTCCATTGCCATTATTAAGTTATGGCGGTACAAGTATGTTATTTATCGCGGCAGCACTCGGTTTAGTTTTTCAAATTTCCAAATATACGTCACATAAAGCATTAGAGGAGGGTGAAAGTGGCCAAGATCTTAGCGGTCGGCGGCGGCTCAGGCGGACACGTTACGCCAGTGGTAGCCGTATTTAG
- a CDS encoding UDP-N-acetylglucosamine--N-acetylmuramyl-(pentapeptide) pyrophosphoryl-undecaprenol N-acetylglucosamine transferase, whose protein sequence is MAKILAVGGGSGGHVTPVVAVFRELQKTGDHELRFWCDKKFGASARGIFAKFDENIPVDLIIAGKLRRYHGKSISFHLHPSILFPNLRDGFKVMIGFFQSLFKLMKWRPDVIFIKGGYVCLPVGYAARLLRIPLVLHDSDAHPGLTNRLLSPFAKAIATGAPLEYYNYPPEKASYVGIPVAPEFHPYSEAERKELKEKLGFNVNKPLVVITGGGLGAGRINSAIVAIRENLLAEASVFLISGNQQYEEILEQTDEREGWRLQAFVHNGMAEVLAAADIVVTRAGATTLLELAALHKPTIIIPNGHLTGGHQLKNAKVYQDALAALIVSEDELDKDNQILARKIIGVLKSQKILKGLGDNFGKFAKPNAAKDMAKIILTTVRRQGRRK, encoded by the coding sequence GTGGCCAAGATCTTAGCGGTCGGCGGCGGCTCAGGCGGACACGTTACGCCAGTGGTAGCCGTATTTAGAGAATTACAGAAAACTGGTGATCACGAGCTTCGTTTTTGGTGCGATAAAAAATTTGGCGCCAGCGCGCGCGGTATTTTTGCTAAGTTCGATGAAAATATTCCGGTCGATTTGATTATTGCTGGAAAATTGCGTCGATATCACGGAAAAAGCATCTCATTTCATCTGCATCCGTCAATTCTATTTCCAAATTTGCGCGACGGTTTTAAGGTGATGATTGGATTTTTCCAGAGTTTATTTAAGCTTATGAAGTGGCGTCCAGACGTTATTTTTATTAAGGGCGGATATGTTTGTCTGCCGGTTGGCTATGCGGCTCGGCTATTAAGAATTCCGTTGGTTTTGCATGATTCTGACGCGCATCCAGGTTTGACGAATCGCTTGCTGAGCCCCTTCGCAAAAGCTATCGCCACGGGCGCGCCGCTTGAATATTACAATTATCCACCAGAAAAAGCTTCATATGTTGGCATTCCAGTTGCGCCAGAATTCCATCCATATTCTGAGGCTGAGAGGAAAGAATTGAAGGAAAAATTAGGCTTTAATGTCAATAAACCGCTAGTTGTTATTACTGGCGGTGGACTCGGAGCCGGGCGAATTAATTCCGCGATTGTAGCAATTAGGGAAAATCTGCTTGCTGAGGCTTCGGTATTTTTGATATCGGGAAATCAGCAATATGAAGAAATTCTCGAGCAAACCGACGAGCGAGAAGGCTGGCGATTGCAGGCGTTTGTTCACAACGGAATGGCGGAAGTTTTGGCGGCGGCGGATATAGTCGTGACCAGGGCAGGGGCGACCACTCTTCTGGAATTGGCGGCGCTACATAAACCGACAATCATCATCCCTAATGGTCATTTGACGGGCGGGCATCAATTGAAAAACGCTAAGGTTTATCAGGACGCATTGGCGGCGTTGATAGTTTCCGAAGATGAGTTGGATAAGGACAACCAAATCTTGGCACGAAAAATAATTGGCGTATTAAAATCTCAGAAAATTCTTAAAGGTTTGGGCGATAACTTCGGTAAATTTGCCAAGCCAAACGCGGCTAAAGATATGGCGAAGATTATTCTTACTACGGTGCGAAGGCAGGGTAGGCGAAAGTGA
- a CDS encoding cell division protein FtsQ/DivIB, producing MKFPFSKKKSDENLSRREIAARRRTENYDDLPAQSYRRNRTLNSRQTSSPLETSERLETHELVKKRRRVMRKMLATAVSLLVVIFLLFQLTINISIQTPDAKSSSNANKYVSVLNEYYSAHPAERFRFFLNNNDLKQFFLQKAPEVKNIRVEGDFLARSAVKLTFRQPVAQWSSGDKIYFVDDSGVTFERNYFAAPTVAVRDESGLPTRGGQEVINRQFLSFLGQAVSEFSQHKMNVSEVILPANTVRQVWFKVEGRETQIRMTVDRSAQAQVKQAIATLSYLDNNGAKPGYIDVRVDQRSFYK from the coding sequence GTGAAATTCCCCTTCTCTAAGAAAAAGTCGGACGAGAATCTGAGTCGTCGAGAAATCGCGGCGCGTCGTCGAACCGAGAATTACGATGATTTGCCCGCCCAATCGTATCGTCGGAACAGGACGCTTAATAGCCGCCAAACGTCCTCTCCTTTGGAGACTTCTGAGAGGCTCGAGACTCACGAATTGGTGAAAAAACGTCGCCGTGTAATGCGGAAAATGCTTGCGACTGCGGTGAGTTTGCTTGTTGTGATATTTCTTTTGTTCCAATTGACAATCAATATTTCAATCCAAACTCCCGACGCAAAAAGTTCCAGCAACGCTAATAAATACGTGAGCGTTCTTAATGAATATTACAGCGCCCATCCAGCGGAGAGGTTCCGGTTCTTCCTCAATAATAATGACCTAAAGCAATTCTTTTTACAGAAAGCTCCTGAGGTAAAAAACATTCGCGTGGAGGGAGATTTTCTAGCGCGATCAGCTGTCAAGTTGACGTTTAGGCAGCCGGTGGCCCAGTGGTCTTCTGGGGATAAGATTTATTTTGTTGATGATAGCGGTGTTACTTTTGAACGGAATTATTTTGCCGCGCCTACGGTTGCTGTTCGTGATGAGAGTGGCCTACCGACTAGAGGTGGTCAAGAAGTTATCAATCGTCAATTCTTGAGCTTCCTTGGTCAAGCTGTGTCTGAATTTTCGCAGCATAAAATGAATGTTTCAGAGGTTATTCTGCCAGCTAATACTGTACGCCAAGTCTGGTTTAAGGTCGAGGGCAGGGAAACCCAGATTCGTATGACGGTAGATAGGTCTGCTCAAGCTCAGGTTAAACAGGCGATAGCTACTTTGAGTTATTTGGATAATAATGGCGCGAAGCCAGGGTATATAGACGTCAGGGTGGATCAGAGGTCGTTCTATAAGTAG